The following proteins are encoded in a genomic region of Fusarium oxysporum f. sp. lycopersici 4287 chromosome 1, whole genome shotgun sequence:
- a CDS encoding hypothetical protein (At least one base has a quality score < 10) — protein MSTPLPTKGYPPNHPLPTWLLATRRSPPSSRSTTKLYETPISTPKAAEITTTSKAGYEKPPYPVYF, from the coding sequence ATGTCTACCCCTCTCCCCACCAAGGGTTATCCTCCTAACCATCCCCTACCCACCTGGCTCCTGGCAACCAGACGGTCACCACCTTCATCCCGATCTACCACCAAGCTCTACGAGACTCCTATCTCGACTCCCAAGGCGGCTGAGATCACCACCACTTCTAAGGCTGGTTACGAGAAGCCTCCTTATCCTGTTTACTTTTAA
- a CDS encoding hypothetical protein (At least one base has a quality score < 10): protein MPRCLSSKLTPMTMDHSLEHHRAYLGKSVSQLPTPSFVVSLPIVQRNIARLHQDVSDLGIGFRPHVKTLKTLEITRLMLANGRYRSVVASTLAEIRGCLYSMPVYPGALPALQQLRKSIRIQLMVDNEQQITCLDNFPTESTQPWDIFIKIDVGSRRAGIQPDSSLLCRLVAKAEKSHSVNIAGFYCHAGHSYAGRSPAEAEMTLQDEVSGVLSASKLLPATRKLWVSVGSTPTAHVVKSLKATLPANVELELHAGNFPANDLQQVSTAVISESDQAVRVIAEVCSVYTDRNEALINAGVVALSRETSAFPGFGYVVGRPEWNVVRLSQEHGILGTTQPKSTADEAFAVGQRVSLYCNHACITAAAFYVYYIVDEDDVVIDCWVPWKGW, encoded by the exons ATGCCTCGCTGCCTCTCATCCAAGCTGACACCAATGACAATGGACCACTCCCTGGAGCACCACCGCGCCTATCTTGGCAAGTCTGTCTCCCAGCTACCCACGCCGTCCTTTGTAGTTAGCCTCCCCATCGTGCAGAGGAACATTGCCAGATTGCATCAAGACGTTTCCGATCTTGGTATCGGCTTCCGACCGCACGTCAAAACACTAAAG ACACTTGAAATCACGCGGTTGATGCTTGCAAACGGAAGATATCGCTCTGTTGTCGCCTCGACCCTGGCAGAGATCCGTGGA TGTCTCTATAGCATGCCTGTCTACCCCGGTGCTTTGCCTGCACTCCAGCAATTGCGCAAGTCTATCCGCATACAACTCATGGTCGATAACGAACAGCAAATCACTTGCCTGGATAATTTCCCAACCGAATCAACACAGCCGTGGGACATTTTTATCAAAATCGATGTCGGTTCGCGCAGAGCCGGCATACAACCAGATTCGTCTTTATTATGCAGGCTGGTCGCAAAGGCCGAAAAGTCTCACTCTGTCAATATTGCTGGCTTTTACTGCCATGCGGGCCATTCCTATGCCGGGCGTTCTCCCGCCGAGGCAGAAATGACGTTGCAAGATGAGGTCTCGGGAGTCTTGAGCGCATCGAAACTCTTGCCCGCGACGCGCAAGCTCTGGGTGTCGGTGGGATCAACACCGACAGCCCATGTGGTTAAGAGCTTGAAGGCCACGCTTCCAGCAAACGTAGAGCTGGAATTACACGCAG GGAATTTCCCCGCCAACGATCTCCAACAAGTTTCAACGGCTGTCATTTCCGAATCCGACCAGGCGGTGCGTGTGATCGCCGAGGTATGCAGCGTGTATACAGATCGCAACGAGGCTCTCATAAATGCAGGCGTCGTTGCGTTATCCAGAGAGACCAGCGCATTTCCTGGCTTCGGATATGTCGTGGGGAGGCCTGAGTGGAACGTGGTTCGGTTATCCCAGGAGCACGGAATACTAGGTACGACGCAGCCTAAGAGCACAGCTGATGAGGCTTTTGCAGTTGGACAGCGCGTAAGTCTGTACTGCAATCATGCCTGCATTACAGCGGCAGCTTTCTATGTTTATTATATtgtcgatgaggatgatgtaGTGATCGATTGCTGGGTTCCTTGGAAGGGCTGGTAA